Proteins encoded in a region of the Armatimonadota bacterium genome:
- a CDS encoding aldo/keto reductase produces the protein MQYRKLGKWGVKVSEVSLGSWLTFGHATDEETAAQCIYRAYELGINLFDTANVYAAGRAEEVMGKALKAFRRDSYVLATKLYFPMGDGPNDRGLSRKHIFEQCHASLKRLGTDYIDLYQCHRYDANTPLEETVRAMGDLIRQGKILYWGVSEWSASQILDAVHLCQQMNIDPPVSNQPHYNMLGREIEKEVLPMCERVGMGNIVFSPLAQGVLTGKYQPGSPPPPDTRAADESSNMFMRWLMSDEVLAKVQNLRPIAERNGLTMAQLALAWCLRQPMVSSVIIGARKVSQIEDNVKASGVHLSPEDLRDIDIALGFAKPEG, from the coding sequence ATGCAGTATCGCAAACTGGGCAAATGGGGCGTGAAAGTGAGCGAGGTGAGCCTCGGTTCGTGGTTGACCTTCGGGCATGCTACCGACGAGGAGACCGCCGCGCAGTGTATCTACCGAGCGTATGAGCTGGGTATCAACCTCTTTGATACCGCGAACGTGTACGCCGCCGGACGGGCGGAAGAGGTGATGGGTAAGGCGTTGAAAGCCTTTCGGCGCGACTCGTATGTGCTGGCGACCAAATTGTACTTCCCGATGGGTGATGGTCCAAACGACCGCGGGCTCTCACGCAAGCATATCTTCGAACAGTGCCACGCCAGCCTGAAGCGATTAGGAACCGACTATATTGACCTGTATCAGTGCCATCGCTACGACGCGAACACACCGCTGGAAGAGACGGTGCGCGCGATGGGTGACCTGATCCGGCAGGGCAAGATACTCTACTGGGGCGTCAGCGAGTGGTCGGCGTCGCAGATACTGGACGCGGTTCACCTATGCCAGCAGATGAACATCGACCCGCCCGTATCCAACCAGCCACATTACAACATGCTAGGGCGCGAGATTGAGAAGGAAGTGCTGCCGATGTGTGAGCGCGTGGGCATGGGCAACATCGTCTTCTCGCCGCTGGCGCAGGGTGTATTGACGGGCAAATACCAGCCCGGTTCGCCACCGCCGCCTGATACGCGCGCCGCAGACGAGAGCTCCAACATGTTTATGCGCTGGCTGATGAGCGATGAAGTACTGGCCAAAGTGCAGAATCTTCGCCCAATTGCCGAACGCAACGGGTTGACGATGGCGCAGCTGGCGTTGGCCTGGTGCTTGAGACAGCCGATGGTCTCCAGCGTCATCATCGGAGCGCGCAAGGTGTCGCAGATTGAAGACAACGTAAAGGCGTCCGGCGTGCATCTGTCACCCGAAGACCTGCGCGACATCGACATCGCATTAGGCTTCGCGAAACCGGAAGGGTAA
- a CDS encoding hypothetical protein (possible pseudo, frameshifted), with translation MQHLADERLHQLLTWLAQQGIASETPTRETPCVFVDGTGVGYASPFLAQYLRGAQVRQQRSHVKVVALGCWQGGRVWVMGLSCGGAYADEGRLLWEWVERHGLGGLSCGTLLVGDGLYGYRAQLLVALERAGWLPVAVVRDGVWQQVRADARLRARARAQTYGWALRERYRIEQVFGSVKGAYGSVWRARSWVVARVWVWGMFVLWNMVGVVQVAGSGCFVCWWWVWGLCDFSNTLRGWEGVRNCWLNG, from the coding sequence TTGCAGCATCTTGCAGACGAACGCCTGCACCAACTGCTCACTTGGCTTGCCCAGCAGGGCATCGCGTCAGAGACACCGACCCGTGAAACGCCGTGTGTGTTTGTGGATGGCACGGGCGTGGGGTATGCCTCACCGTTTTTGGCGCAGTATTTGCGTGGGGCACAGGTACGTCAGCAGCGGTCGCATGTGAAGGTGGTGGCGTTGGGGTGTTGGCAGGGGGGTCGGGTGTGGGTGATGGGGTTATCGTGTGGGGGGGCATATGCGGATGAGGGGCGTCTGTTGTGGGAGTGGGTGGAGCGTCATGGGCTTGGTGGTTTGTCGTGTGGCACTTTATTAGTTGGGGACGGGTTGTATGGTTATCGGGCGCAGTTATTGGTTGCGTTGGAGCGTGCGGGTTGGTTGCCTGTGGCAGTGGTTCGGGATGGCGTGTGGCAGCAGGTGCGTGCGGATGCGCGGTTGCGTGCGCGTGCACGTGCGCAGACATATGGTTGGGCGTTGCGGGAGCGTTATCGGATAGAGCAGGTGTTTGGTAGTGTGAAGGGAGCTTATGGGAGTGTGTGGCGAGCGCGTTCGTGGGTGGTTGCACGGGTGTGGGTGTGGGGCATGTTTGTGTTGTGGAACATGGTGGGTGTGGTGCAGGTGGCTGGTAGCGGTTGTTTTGTGTGTTGGTGGTGGGTGTGGGGTCTATGCGATTTTTCGAACACCCTCAGGGGGTGGGAGGGTGTTCGAAATTGCTGGTTGAATGGATAG